A stretch of DNA from Halobacillus litoralis:
AGCTGACATCCTCAACGGGATGCCAGCTTTTCGAATCTTTATTCTACCGTAACACTCTTGGCAAGGTTACGTGGTTTATCTACATCACAGTCACGGTGAAGCGCTGCATAGTAAGAAATCAGCTGCAATGGAATGACGGAAACAAGTGGTGTCATCAGATCATGTACATGTGGAATAACGAAAGCATCGCCATCTTTATTCAAGCCTTCCATGCTGATGATCATGCTGTTTGCGCCACGCGCCTCCACTTCCTGGACATTTCCACGGATGGAGTAGTTGACATTTTTCTGAGTTGCAAGAGCAATAACGGGCGTACCATCTTCAATCAAAGCGATCGTTCCGTGCTTCAATTCGCCACCAGCGAAACCTTCCGCCTGAATGTAAGAGATCTCTTTTAACTTCAGAGAGCCTTCCAATCCGACGTAATAGTCGATGCCACGGCCGATGAAGAAGCAGTTACGAGTTGTTGATAGATACTCGCGTGCCAAGTCTTCCAACTTCTCTTTTTGATCAGTTAAAGCTTCCATAGCAGTTGCCACAATTCCAAGCTCCTGCATAGGGTCGAAACTAAGTTCAATGCCCTTCGCACGTGCTGTATCGACAGCTAGAATTGCAAGGACAGCCATTTGCGCTGTATAAGCTTTTGTAGAAGCTACAGCAATTTCTGGTCCTGCGTGCAGGTGCATCGTATAGTCTGCTTCACGGGAAAGGGTGGACCCTGGCACGTTCGTGATTGTCAGCGCCGGGTGGCCAAGTTCTTTTGTTTGGACAAGGACAGAACGGCTGTCTGCCGTTTCACCACTTTGAGAAATGTAAACAAACAACGGTTTCTCAGAAAGAAGTGGCATGTTATAAGAGAATTCACTAGCTACATGAACTTCTACTGGAATGTTTGCGAGTTTTTCAATGAACTGTTTACCTAAAAGTCCCGCATGATAACTCGTACCTGCAGCGATGATGTAAATACGGTCACAATCTTTCATCGCTTGGCGGATTTCAGGGTCCAGCTTGATCTCGTCATTCTCATTTTGATATTCCTGAATGATTTTACGGATGACGAACGGCTGTTCATCAATCTCTTTCAGCATAAAGTGAGGATACGTTCCTTTTTCGATATCTGTTGTATCCAATTCGGCTGTGAATGGTTCACGCTCAACCTTTGTACCATCCGGCTTTTGGATTTCAACACCATCACGGCGAACGATGACGGTTTCTTTATCCTCAAGCTCAAGGAATTGATCCGTTACGTGAAGAGCCGCCATGGAATCACTGGCTACAACGTTGAAGTCATCACCGATTCCTACTAATAGGGGACTCTTATTCTTAGCGACATAAATGGTATCGTGATCTTCACGGTCGATCATTGCAATCGCATAAGAACCAGTCAGAAGCTCGACAGCTTTACGGAAAGCTGCAGCTACATCGTTCATTTCGTTATTCAGGACTTCAATCAATTGAACGATGATTTCTGTATCTGTTTCACTCTTGAACTCTACGTCGCTCAGGTATTCATCACGAACGTCCACATAGTTCTCAATGACACCATTGTGAACGATTGTGAAGCGTCCGGAAGTACTTTGGTGCGGGTGGGCGTTTTCTTCGCTAGGAGCGCCGTGCGTCGCCCAGCGTGTATGTCCGATGCCGTGTGTCGCTTTGACATTTTCATCGACAGCCTCACGCAAGGATGCAATACGACCTTTTACTTTCGTCACTTCCACCCCATTATCGTTCAATGTTGCGATTCCAGCTGAATCATAGCCGCGGTATTCAAGCTTTTCCAAACCATTCAATAAAATCTCTTTTGTATCATTCTGTCCAATATATCCTACAATTCCACACATAATTGTTGTCCTCCTATTATCGGAGAAGGGCAACGAATGCTCTTTAGACTTCCAAGGGACATTCCGCTGCCCCTCTCCCGTTATTCTTTATTTGATCACTTCGTCCTGAATGTTTTGTACGGAAAGTCACCTTCCCGTTTTACATTCGGACATTCGGTTGAAGTGTGGCAACCGGGAGGCATCCGCCGAAAACTCGATGAACCCCCACCTCGTCAACTGTGTTCATTAAGACGTAGCACACAGTCCTGGCGCTTTATAAATAAGGAATGACCTCGATCCTCCTTAACTATTTCAAAATAAAGTCCTTCTTGTCTGTTTTCCAGTTGTAAGCTTTCTTAAACTTGAATTTCGACATTTTTCTCAAGGACATGTTCAATTTTACACAGACCACTCAGATGGGTCAATAAAAATTGTAACCGTTACAGAAATGTAAGGGCCCTGTAATAGGATATGCGCAGATCACCCCCATGTGCGACCTGCGCAAGCCCTGAAATTACTCCTTCAAACCAAGCTCTTCTTCAACGACTTGGACAACTTTATCACAATACTCTTCGCACTGTTCTTCCGTCGGTGCTTCCACCATAATTCTTACTAAAGGTTCTGTACCGGAAGGGCGTACAAGAACTCGTCCACTTTCACCCATCTCCTCTTCTACAGCCTGGATGGCTTCATGGATTCTAGGGTGCGTTTGAACTTTATTTTTATCAATGACACGGACATTCTTCAATACTTGAGGGAACTTTTCCATTTCACCGGCAAGCTCTGAGAGTGGTTTTCCTGTCTCTTTCATAACGTTAACCAGTTGAAGAGCCGACAGCATACCGTCACCCGTTGTGTTGTAATCAAGGAAGATGATATGTCCGGATTGTTCCCCACCAAGGTTATAACTACCGCGGCGCATTTCCTCCATGACATAGCGATCACCTACGGCTGTCTTATCACTCTTCATTCCATTCGCTTCTACTGCTTTATAGAAACCAAGGTTACTCATGACTGTAGAGACCACTGTCGAGTTATTCAACGTACCATTTTCATTCATGTGCTTGGCACAAATGTACATGATTTTGTCTCCGTCCACGATATTCCCTTTTTCATCAACCGCAATTAGACGATCACCGTCTCCATCAAAAGCAAGTCCTACATCCGCTTTTTTCTCTTTCACAAGGTCTTGCAATGGCTCTGGGTGTGTAGAACCGACACCATCATTAATGTTCAGACCATCCGGGGAAGATCCAATTGAAGAAATGTCCGCTTCAAGATCTGCAAACAAGTGGGATGCCAGAGATGAAGTGGCTCCGTGAGCACAATCGAGTGCGATATGGAGTCCTTCAAAATCATAATCAACGGTTTGCTTCAAGTGTTGCAAGTACTTCTGCCCACCCTCAAAGTAATCATTGATTTGTCCAAGATCCGCTCCTGAAGGCCTTGGAAGGTCATCTTGCTCTGCATCAATCAATGCTTCAATTTCCTGTTCTTGATCATCAGTCAACTTAAAACCATCTGGACCGAAGAATTTGATGCCATTATCTTCAACAGGGTTGTGGGAGGCAGAAATCATAATTCCCGCTTCTGCCTGCAATGCTTTTGTTAAAAAAGCCACGCCTGGTGTGGAGATGACCCCAAGACGCATGACCTCTGCACCAATTGACAATAACCCGGCAGCGAGTGCACCTTCAAGCATCTCACCAGAGATTCTTGTGTCACGTCCAATCAAAACCTTCGGACGTTCGACACCTTTAGTAACGACATAACCGCCGTAACGGCCCAGTTTAAATGCAAGCTCCGGTGTTAATTCCTTATTCGCGACGCCTCGTACGCCGTCTGTGCCAAAATATTTACCCATAATCATTCGACCTCTCTTTCTATACTTTCCATTGATCTATGTTCTCACGATTGATCCGTTATCGTTGATCTGAGCCGTTTTCGTCATTTCCCGCTTCGCCTTCAACGACTTCAATGTCCACTTCAATCGTTTCAGGTTGAACAGAAGTCACTCCTTCAGGGAGCGGAATATCGACTTCCACCGTTTGATTTTCAGTCACTTCTGATACATCGACTGGTACTTCAGGAAGCGCCTCAATGCCATCGAGTACTTCCTTCGGTCCGGAAATGGTGACTTCTTCTGTTTCCGTACTGACCGATTCAATCAGTACCCCTTCCGTATTTCCTCCACGAGCGGCGACATTTAACGGGACGCTTTTCGTCCGTGTGGAGATCGGAACAGATACGTTCACAGTCGTTGGGTCCACGAGGACATTCAACTCATTCCCCTGATTATCATAAACCTTCACAGGAGCTTCCTGCGTTTCAATCGACTCTGTAGCCCCTCCGACATCAATGATCGCTTTCACAGAGGCTACACGCTCAATGACCGATGAAGCTCCCGTAATGGCAACTTCTGAAGGATCCACTTCTGGTTCACCAAGCTCAAGCGCACTATCCAGGTTTCCTTGGTTGATATAATCAATGTTCACTTCATAATCTTCGGTTACTTTTTCCTCAATCGTCACTTCAATGATTTTTGGATTGAGTGTGACTGCAAGCTGGTTGGATATCCCTGAGTGCTGTAAGGACACCTCATGTGTACCCGGACCAAGTCCATTCAAATCTACAAAAACCGTAAAATTCTTCTGTCTGGAAACAGGAGCAACAGCAGAGGTCGGCCCCTCCACAGAGACAGAGACTTCCTGAGGGATTCCACTGACCACATATTCTTCACTATCAAACCTGATTTCCAACGGAATGTTTTCCATCACTTCCATGTCAGAGGATGACTGGTTAAAGAACAAAGAATCAGAGTCCATATTGTTATCCACATTCACCGTCACCCAAAGAAGACCAGCAAGCATAAGGGATATAATTCTTATAAACCATACACTTTTGAACCAATTATCCATTCTTCTTCCCCCTCCAGTTCCAACTTTTCACCGCAGGGGCGGAGTAATCTAATTCTGTACGTAAAATCTCTTCCAGTTTCACTTGATCAAGGTCGCGATGCAATTCTCCGTTCTTCGTACAGGAAATAGCACCTGTCTCTTCAGAAACGACGATCGTTAAAGCATCTGTCACCTCACTGATCCCCATAGCCGCTCTGTGCCTCGTCCCAAGTTCCTTCGAAATAAAAGGACTCTCTGAAAGTGGGAGATAACAGGCCGCAGCGACAATTTCATCATTTTTAAGTATGACCGCTCCATCGTGGAGAGGAGTGTTCGGTATGAAGATATTCGTAAGCAATTCGCTCGACAAGTGCCCACCGACACGGATGCCTGTTTCTACGTAATCCCCCATACCTGTGTCACGTTCAATCGTAATCAATGCACCAATTCGGCGTTTGGCCATATAGTTACAGGACTTAATGATGGCCTGTAAGGTTTTCTCGGTGTCTTCTTCTTCTGAAGTGTTCCTGCTGAAGAAACTTCCCCGTCCAAGTTGTTCTAAAGCTCTTCTGAGTTCAGGCTGGAACAAAATGATAATCGCGAGGAAACCCCACGTAATCGCTTGTGACATCAGCCACCTTAATGTGGTCAGTCCAAATAAATTACTCAACAACCATATACCCAGAATAACGAAAATACCTTTTAATAGCTGAACGGCCTTCGTTCCCTGGATCAGCATGATTAATTTATATACAACAAACCAGACAAGGGCGATATCCACAGTAATCAAAAAATAATCTAAAACATCCAATCCCCCATCAAGCATGCCTACACTTCCTTTTAGATATAATAAAACTTAAAAATTCACATTTACCATTATATCACATAACCTTTCCCGTATATATGGAGAACATACCGTCCTGACGACAGACCTATACGGTTCTGTACCATTTTGGTTGTTTCAGGGAAACTTATGCTCCTTTCTGTTCAATAAAATAAAGCAAGGAAGCGTTGGCCTCCTTGCTTTATTTAATCCGACTCAAATGAGAAAATCGCCTTGAAAGTTTTCTTCGTATGATACCAGACCCATTCGTAAACCTGGTTCACTTCGGTCAATTCCCCTGAATAGGCTCTGAGATTGTTCCGGTCAAGTTCATCATTTTTTCCTCCTTGTCCGGATGGGGTGTTAAGAATGTCTCCATTGATCAGGGTAATGTCCCCATCGACTTTTCCGTCGATCCGCAAGTCTCCATTTCTAACAACTAAATCCCCTTCAACCGTAACGCCTTCCGGTACAATGACCGTATGATCACGTATTTCCAGATTCTCCTGCTTAGATACCGTCACTTGCTGGTCCTGATTCCATTCGGTAAATATGCCACCGAACATCAATATAAAAAAGACAGCAGCAGCTGTAAGCAAAGGGTGCCGCTGGA
This window harbors:
- the glmS gene encoding glutamine--fructose-6-phosphate transaminase (isomerizing) → MCGIVGYIGQNDTKEILLNGLEKLEYRGYDSAGIATLNDNGVEVTKVKGRIASLREAVDENVKATHGIGHTRWATHGAPSEENAHPHQSTSGRFTIVHNGVIENYVDVRDEYLSDVEFKSETDTEIIVQLIEVLNNEMNDVAAAFRKAVELLTGSYAIAMIDREDHDTIYVAKNKSPLLVGIGDDFNVVASDSMAALHVTDQFLELEDKETVIVRRDGVEIQKPDGTKVEREPFTAELDTTDIEKGTYPHFMLKEIDEQPFVIRKIIQEYQNENDEIKLDPEIRQAMKDCDRIYIIAAGTSYHAGLLGKQFIEKLANIPVEVHVASEFSYNMPLLSEKPLFVYISQSGETADSRSVLVQTKELGHPALTITNVPGSTLSREADYTMHLHAGPEIAVASTKAYTAQMAVLAILAVDTARAKGIELSFDPMQELGIVATAMEALTDQKEKLEDLAREYLSTTRNCFFIGRGIDYYVGLEGSLKLKEISYIQAEGFAGGELKHGTIALIEDGTPVIALATQKNVNYSIRGNVQEVEARGANSMIISMEGLNKDGDAFVIPHVHDLMTPLVSVIPLQLISYYAALHRDCDVDKPRNLAKSVTVE
- the glmM gene encoding phosphoglucosamine mutase, with translation MGKYFGTDGVRGVANKELTPELAFKLGRYGGYVVTKGVERPKVLIGRDTRISGEMLEGALAAGLLSIGAEVMRLGVISTPGVAFLTKALQAEAGIMISASHNPVEDNGIKFFGPDGFKLTDDQEQEIEALIDAEQDDLPRPSGADLGQINDYFEGGQKYLQHLKQTVDYDFEGLHIALDCAHGATSSLASHLFADLEADISSIGSSPDGLNINDGVGSTHPEPLQDLVKEKKADVGLAFDGDGDRLIAVDEKGNIVDGDKIMYICAKHMNENGTLNNSTVVSTVMSNLGFYKAVEANGMKSDKTAVGDRYVMEEMRRGSYNLGGEQSGHIIFLDYNTTGDGMLSALQLVNVMKETGKPLSELAGEMEKFPQVLKNVRVIDKNKVQTHPRIHEAIQAVEEEMGESGRVLVRPSGTEPLVRIMVEAPTEEQCEEYCDKVVQVVEEELGLKE
- a CDS encoding CdaR family protein; this encodes MDNWFKSVWFIRIISLMLAGLLWVTVNVDNNMDSDSLFFNQSSSDMEVMENIPLEIRFDSEEYVVSGIPQEVSVSVEGPTSAVAPVSRQKNFTVFVDLNGLGPGTHEVSLQHSGISNQLAVTLNPKIIEVTIEEKVTEDYEVNIDYINQGNLDSALELGEPEVDPSEVAITGASSVIERVASVKAIIDVGGATESIETQEAPVKVYDNQGNELNVLVDPTTVNVSVPISTRTKSVPLNVAARGGNTEGVLIESVSTETEEVTISGPKEVLDGIEALPEVPVDVSEVTENQTVEVDIPLPEGVTSVQPETIEVDIEVVEGEAGNDENGSDQR
- the cdaA gene encoding diadenylate cyclase CdaA encodes the protein MLDGGLDVLDYFLITVDIALVWFVVYKLIMLIQGTKAVQLLKGIFVILGIWLLSNLFGLTTLRWLMSQAITWGFLAIIILFQPELRRALEQLGRGSFFSRNTSEEEDTEKTLQAIIKSCNYMAKRRIGALITIERDTGMGDYVETGIRVGGHLSSELLTNIFIPNTPLHDGAVILKNDEIVAAACYLPLSESPFISKELGTRHRAAMGISEVTDALTIVVSEETGAISCTKNGELHRDLDQVKLEEILRTELDYSAPAVKSWNWRGKKNG
- a CDS encoding zf-HC2 domain-containing protein, whose translation is MNCKREAIELMHKYLDGELNKEEERRLRDHLQGCQSCQHHFHELKRTTTLIKNTTPVSAPPRFTANVMANLPKEKKRKNYIRKFQRHPLLTAAAVFFILMFGGIFTEWNQDQQVTVSKQENLEIRDHTVIVPEGVTVEGDLVVRNGDLRIDGKVDGDITLINGDILNTPSGQGGKNDELDRNNLRAYSGELTEVNQVYEWVWYHTKKTFKAIFSFESD